Proteins from a genomic interval of Streptomyces sp. TLI_235:
- a CDS encoding PknH-like protein encodes MERGDRVLTGGNTSDCTRFEHIMQAIRVPRVGSGRPRTRPDHVIASECAVAAGPTTQSVYGEAWTAFLSATYQDTGGGGAYTVNQVIGVFPDTGKAAVAFRTLTDGLTKCAFSTVTDQACRTAKLAYTAHPPYEVVVAWKAAQAGAANWACYHQARVRSTSLVQVAVCQAGDDAPTTSKITDELAGKVAG; translated from the coding sequence TTGGAGAGGGGTGACCGCGTCCTGACCGGCGGCAATACCAGCGACTGCACCCGCTTCGAGCACATCATGCAGGCCATCCGTGTCCCACGCGTCGGGTCGGGCCGACCTCGCACCCGACCCGACCACGTGATCGCCTCGGAGTGCGCCGTCGCCGCTGGGCCGACGACGCAGTCGGTCTACGGAGAGGCGTGGACGGCGTTCCTGTCGGCGACCTACCAGGACACCGGGGGCGGGGGCGCCTACACCGTGAACCAGGTGATCGGCGTGTTCCCGGACACAGGGAAGGCCGCCGTGGCCTTCCGGACGCTCACCGACGGTCTCACCAAGTGCGCGTTCTCGACGGTCACCGACCAGGCCTGCCGTACCGCGAAGTTGGCCTACACGGCCCACCCTCCCTACGAGGTCGTCGTGGCGTGGAAGGCGGCGCAGGCCGGCGCCGCGAACTGGGCCTGCTACCACCAGGCGCGGGTGAGGAGCACAAGCCTGGTGCAGGTCGCCGTCTGCCAGGCGGGCGACGACGCTCCGACCACCTCGAAGATCACCGACGAGCTCGCCGGGAAGGTGGCCGGATGA